The Macrobrachium nipponense isolate FS-2020 chromosome 19, ASM1510439v2, whole genome shotgun sequence genome contains a region encoding:
- the LOC135212051 gene encoding proteoglycan 4-like — protein MATTRAEAGIPIHSWVDWWGAQQSEQRARDPESQRPRDPETQRPREPETQRPRDPESQRARDPETQRAKEPETQRPRDPETHRAKEPETQRARDPETPKSQRARDPETPKSQRARDPETQRAKEPETRDPRPREPKTQRPRDPRDPETQRARDPKTQRPREPETQRPRDPETRRPRDPETQRARDPETQRPRDPETQRAIEPETPSFLM, from the coding sequence CCCAGCAATCGGAGCAGAGAGCCAGAGACCCAGAGAGCCAGAGACCCAGAGACCCAGAGACCCAGAGACCCAGAGAGCCAGAGACCCAGAGACCCAGAGACCCAGAGAGCCAGAGAGCCAGAGACCCAGAGACCCAGAGAGCCAAAGAGCCAGAGACCCAGAGACCCAGAGACCCGGAGACCCATAGAGCCAAAGAGCCAGAGACCCAGAGAGCCAGAGACCCGGAAACCCCAAAGAGCCAAAGAGCCAGAGACCCGGAGACCCCAAAGAGCCAAAGAGCCAGAGACCCGGAGACCCAGAGAGCCAAAGAGCCAGAGACCCGAGACCCGAGACCCAGAGAGCCAAAGACCCAGAGACCTAGAGACCCAAGAGACCCAGAGACCCAGAGAGCCAGAGACCCAAAGACCCAGAGACCCAGAGAGCCAGAGACCCAGAGACCCAGAGACCCAGAGACCCGGAGACCCAGAGACCCAGAGACCCAGAGAGCCAGAGACCCGGAGACCCAGAGACCCAGAGACCCAGAGACCCAGAGAGCCATAGAGCCAGAGACGCCGtcattccttatgtaa